From Aedes albopictus strain Foshan chromosome 1, AalbF5, whole genome shotgun sequence, one genomic window encodes:
- the LOC109621595 gene encoding uncharacterized protein LOC109621595 yields the protein MMNNSKKEEYVFYGGSTEESVEAGCRSLGELIIKRLRENGDDVSYIDGLTNESITYSDLLEQSVRLANRFHRIGIKKNMMIAIMCENRLELPLIAFAATYMNAIPILLNPAYTSTELEHVLKLTQPRAVFVSPIAVKTLLSVANTVPSIKMITLIGAKERPHKRVTLFRELFDRNKLKSARTFTPQPVSLKDQVALMVLSSGTTGLPKAVQLTHYNIMAVLAYIRDDLKTFSLSPTSLGLALLPFFHIYGYMILLSACCNKRTLVSLPKFEPKLFLSTIEKYKIASAALVPPLVVFLAKHPLVEKYDLSSLVAISCGAAPLSKEVEDMVQKRLPNLLLIRVGYGLSETSLGVLTRNFGKPGSVGKVNRMFWVKVVDPDTGKTLGPNQVGEICAKGPMVMKGYLKNDQETRSIIDQDGWLHTGDTGYFDEDEDFYIVDRIKDLIKYRGFQVPPAEVEAVLLTNSKIKDAAVIGVKDEVNGELPMAFVVAQPGVELSEKEVVDWVASQLSKHKHLHGGVRIIAEIPKTASGKILRRELRTMVAKSKL from the exons ATGATGAACAACAGCAAAAAGGAAGAATATGTTTTCTACGGTGGATCGACGGAAGAAAGTGTCGAAGCAGGTTGCCGTTCGCTAGGAGAACTTATCATCAAGCGCTTGCGCGAGAATGGTGATGATGTTTCATAT ATCGATGGTCTTACCAATGAATCTATCACCTACAGCGACCTGTTGGAGCAATCGGTCCGATTGGCGAACCGCTTCCATCGTATCGGCATCAAGAAAAACATGATGATCGCGATCATGTGCGAAAACCGGCTTGAGCTACCGCTCATTGCTTTTGCTGCTACCTACATGAATGCTATTCCGATCCTACTGAACCCGGCTTATACATCGACCGAGCTCGAACATGTTCTCAAACTGACTCAGCCTCGCGCCGTGTTCGTTTCTCCAATAGCTGTGAAAACTTTACTTTCGGTAGCAAACACTGTTCCATCGATCAAGATGATCACTTTGATCGGTGCAAAGGAGCGACCTCATAAACGCGTCACCTTGTTCAGAGAGCTGTTCGATAGAAACAAACTTAAAAGTGCCAGGACTTTTACGCCTCAGCCAGTAAGCTTGAAAGACCAAGTTGCCCTCATGGTTCTATCTTCAGGAACTACAGGTCTTCCAAAGGCTGTACAGCTGACACATTACAACATTATGGCCGTTTTGGCTTACATTCGTGATGATTTGAAAACCTTTTCTCTATCACCAACTTCCTTGGGACTCGCACTGCTACCGTTTTTCCATATCTACGGCTATATGATTCTGCTAAGTGCATGCTGCAACAAACGCACGCTTGTATCACTGCCTAAATTCGAACCGAAGCTCTTTCTGTCAaccattgaaaaatataaaattgcttCTGCTGCGCTAGTTCCACCGCTGGTGGTATTTCTTGCAAAACATCCTCTTGTAGAGAAGTATGACCTTAGTTCGTTGGTAGCGATCAGTTGTGGTGCAGCGCCTCTAAGCAAGGAAGTCGAGGACATGGTTCAGAAACGCTTGCCGAACTTGCTCTTGATACGCGTTGGGTACGGCCTAAGTGAAACTTCACTTGGTGTTCTGACCAGGAACTTTGGAAAACCGGGAAGCGTCGGTAAGGTGAACCGCATGTTTTGGGTTAAGGTGGTAGACCCGGACACAGGGAAGACATTGGGTCCCAACCAGGTTGGAGAGATCTGCGCTAAGGGACCTATGGTCATGAAGGGATACCTCAAGAATGACCAAGAAACGCGATCGATTATAGACCAGGATGGATGGTTACATACCGGAGATACTGGATATTTCGATGAGGATGAAGATTTTTATATTGTCGATCGCATAAAGGATCTGATCAAATATCGTGGCTTCCAAGTTCCACCAGCAGAGGTGGAAGCAGTGCTTCTCACCAATTCGAAAATCAAGGATGCTGCGGTGATCGGTGTGAAGGACGAAGTGAACGGTGAGTTACCGATGGCATTTGTGGTGGCTCAACCAGGAGTGGAGTTGAGCGAGAAAGAGGTTGTAGACTGGGTAGCAAGTCAGCTATCGAAACACAAACATTTGCACGGCGGAGTGCGAATCATTGCCGAGATACCGAAGACGGCCAGTGGTAAGATTTTGCGACGTGAATTGCGCACAATGGTGGCGAAGTCCAAGCTGTGA
- the LOC109400026 gene encoding uncharacterized protein LOC109400026, whose translation MSHSEDYIFYGGQLKSNIHCGCSSLGALIIQRLKEHGNEVAFIDAVSGRTMTFQQILECSTSVASRMKHYGLGKTSIIGIMSENRLEYSIAAFATIFVGGILIPLNPSYTPTELKHVLNLTKPQTIFTSTRACGTLKSAMSGDSSIKFIVSFDNEVDEPSVKPFGEFLKSDTRESIIPDPVILKNDVAIMVLSSGTTGLPKAVQLTHFNVMTVVAYMREDPRYNELSVPIRLLGLLPFYHVYGFMLMLNVCCNRYSMVVLPRFEPDLLLRSIQDHKVTMANLVPPLVVFLAKHPSVEQYDLSSLQAVLCGAAPLSMDIELQVVRRLPHIQNIRVGYGMSEASLGVISKINGKPGTVGRVHKTTWVKVVDIESGKALGPYQVGEICIKGPLVMKGYYKNEQATRETIDSDGWLHSGDTGYFDDEGDFFIVDRIKDLIKYKGYQVAPAEVEDILLSHRKIRDAAVVGIPDEDSGELPAAFVVLQEGEQLSVADVQRFVASKLSPQKHLRGGVYFLQEIPKTGSGKILRRELRDRFLGKKKSKL comes from the exons ATGTCACACAGCGAAGACTACATTTTCTATGGTGGACAACTGAAGTCCAACATCCACTGTGGATGTTCCTCGCTCGGAGCGTTGATTATTCAACGCTTGAAAGAACACGGGAATGAAGTTGCATTT ATTGATGCTGTATCCGGAAGGACTATGACCTTTCAACAAATATTGGAATGTTCTACGAGCGTTGCTAGCCGCATGAAGCATTACGGTCTTGGAAAGACATCCATCATCGGCATTATGAGCGAAAATCGTCTAGAATACTCGATTGCAGCATTTGCTACCATTTTTGTAGGAGGCATCCTCATCCCACTGAATCCCAGTTACACCCCAACAGAGCTTAAGCACGTACTGAACTTGACAAAACCCCAAACGATATTTACATCTACCAGAGCTTGTGGTACGCTTAAGTCAGCCATGTCGGGAGATTCATCAATCAAATTCATAGTTTCGTTTGACAACGAGGTTGACGAGCCGTCTGTGAAGCCTTTCGGTGAATTCCTGAAAAGTGACACGAGAGAATCGATCATACCTGATCCGGTAATTCTTAAAAATGACGTTGCCATTATGGTTCTTTCATCTGGAACTACTGGTTTGCCGAAGGCAGTTCAACTGACACACTTCAACGTAATGACCGTCGTTGCGTACATGCGTGAGGATCCCAGATATAACGAACTATCCGTCCCGATTCGACTTTTAGGACTTTTACCATTTTACCATGTCTACGGTTTTATGCTGATGCTGAACGTTTGTTGCAATCGGTACTCGATGGTAGTACTTCCTCGTTTTGAACCGGATCTTCTGCTACGAAGCATCCAAGATCATAAGGTTACAATGGCAAACTTGGTTCCACCTCTGGTCGTGTTCCTAGCAAAACATCCATCCGTTGAGCAGTATGATTTGAGTTCACTACAGGCGGTACTCTGCGGAGCTGCTCCTCTTAGCATGGATATAGAGCTGCAAGTGGTTCGTAGATTACCTCACATTCAGAATATCCGAGTCGGATATGGAATGAGTGAGGCTTCCTTGGGTGTAATATCGAAGATCAATGGGAAGCCAGGAACTGTTGGACGTGTTCATAAAACCACGTGGGTGAAGGTAGTTGATATTGAATCCGGGAAAGCATTGGGACCTTATCAGGTTGGAGAAATATGTATCAAAGGTCCTCTAGTTATGAAGGGATATTACAAAAACGAGCAAGCAACTCGAGAGACGATTGATTCTGATGGTTGGTTACACAGTGGAGACACAGGCTATTTCGATGATGAAGGGGATTTTTTCATCGTGGACCGGATCAAGGATCTCATCAAGTACAAGGGATATCAGGTAGCACCGGCAGAGGTGGAGGATATTTTGTTGAGTCATCGCAAGATACGGGATGCGGCAGTAGTTGGTATTCCAGACGAGGATAGTGGAGAGCTGCCAGCAGCGTTTGTTGTGCTTCAGGAAGGTGAACAACTTTCAGTGGCTGATGTTCAACGGTTTGTGGCGTCAAAACTATCTCCTCAGAAACATCTTCGCGGGGGTGTATATTTCCTGCAAGAGATTCCAAAAACCGGAAGTGGCAAGATTCTTCGCCGTGAGTTGAGAGATCGGTTTTTGGGAAAGAAGAAGTCGAAGTTATGA
- the LOC109400142 gene encoding uncharacterized protein LOC109400142: protein MSHNKEYVLYGGQLKSNIHCGCSSLGALIIQRLKEHGNEVAFIDAVSGRTMTFQQILESSTSVASRMKHYGLGKRSTIGIMSENRLEYSIAAFATIFVGGILIPLNPNYTPTEFQHVLNLIKPQSIFTSARACGTLKSAMSGDSSIKFIVSFDNEVDEPCMKPFGEFLKSGTRESIIPDPVILKNDVAIMVHSSGTTGLPKAVQLTHFNVMTVVAYMREDPRMNELSVPIRILGLLPFYHVYGFMLMLNVCCNRYSMVVLPRFEPDLLLRSIQDHKVTMAHLVPPLVVFLAKHPSVEQYDLSSLQAVLCGAAPLSLDIELQVVRRLPHIQNIRNTYGMSEASLGVLSKINGKPGTVGRVHKTTWMKVVDIESGKTLGPYQVGEICIKGPLVMKGYYKNEQATRETIDSDGWLHSGDTGYFDDEGDFFIVDRIKELIKYKGFQVAPAEVEDILLSHRKIRDAAVVGIPDEESGELPTAFVVLQEGEQLSVADVQRFVASKLSPQKHLRGGVYFLQEIPKTGSGKILRRELRDRFLGKTTSKL from the exons ATGTCCCACAACAAAGAATATGTTCTCTATGGCGGACAACTGAAGTCCAACATCCACTGCGGATGTTCCTCACTGGGAGCGTTGATTATTCAACGCTTGAAAGAACACGGAAATGAAGTTGCATTT ATTGATGCTGTGTCCGGCAGGACTATGACCTTTCAACAAATACTGGAAAGTTCTACGAGCGTTGCTAGCCGCATGAAGCATTACGGTCTTGGAAAGAGATCCACCATTGGCATTATGAGCGAAAATCGTCTAGAATACTCGATCGCAGCATTTGCTACCATTTTTGTAGGAGGCATCCTCATTCCACTGAATCCTAATTACACTCCGACAGAATTTCAGCACGTACTAAATCTAATCAAACCCCAATCGATCTTTACATCTGCCAGAGCTTGCGGTACGCTTAAGTCAGCCATGTCGGGAGATTCATCAATCAAATTCATAGTTTCGTTTGACAACGAGGTTGACGAGCCGTGTATGAAGCCTTTCGGTGAGTTCCTGAAAAGTGGCACGAGAGAATCGATCATACCTGATCCGGTAATTCTTAAAAATGACGTTGCCATTATGGTTCATTCATCTGGAACTACCGGTTTGCCGAAGGCAGTTCAACTGACACACTTCAACGTAATGACCGTCGTTGCGTACATGCGTGAGGATCCCCGAATGAACGAACTATCCGTCCCAATTCGTATTTTAGGACTTCTTCCATTTTACCATGTCTATGGTTTTATGCTGATGCTGAACGTTTGTTGCAATCGGTATTCGATGGTAGTACTGCCTCGTTTTGAACCAGATCTTCTGTTACGAAGCATTCAAGATCATAAGGTTACAATGGCACACTTGGTTCCACCGTTGGTCGTGTTTCTAGCAAAACATCCATCCGTTGAGCAGTATGATTTGAGTTCACTACAGGCGGTACTCTGCGGAGCTGCTCCCCTTAGCTTGGACATAGAGCTGCAGGTGGTTCGTAGATTACCTCACATTCAGAATATTCGAAACACATATGGGATGAGTGAGGCTTCCTTGGGTGTACTATCGAAGATCAATGGGAAACCAGGGACTGTTGGACGTGTTCACAAAACCACCTGGATGAAGGTAGTTGATATTGAATCAGGGAAAACATTGGGACCTTATCAGGTTGGAGAAATATGTATCAAAGGTCCTCTAGTTATGAAGGGATATTACAAAAACGAGCAAGCAACTCGAGAGACGATTGATTCTGATGGTTGGTTACACAGTGGAGACACCGGCTATTTCGATGACGAAGGGGATTTTTTCATCGTGGATCGAATCAAGGAGCTCATCAAGTACAAGGGATTTCAGGTGGCACCGGCAGAGGTGGAGGATATTTTGTTGAGTCATCGCAAGATACGGGATGCAGCAGTAGTTGGGATTCCAGACGAGGAAAGTGGAGAGCTGCCAACAGCGTTTGTTGTGCTTCAGGAAGGTGAACAACTTTCAGTGGCTGATGTTCAACGGTTTGTGGCGTCTAAACTATCTCCTCAGAAGCATCTTCGCGGGGGTGTATATTTCCTGCAAGAGATTCCAAaaaccggaagtggcaaaatactTCGCCGTGAGTTAAGAGATCGGTTTTTGGGAAAGACGACATCGAAGTTATGA